In Rhodamnia argentea isolate NSW1041297 chromosome 1, ASM2092103v1, whole genome shotgun sequence, the genomic window cggtcaacgggccggttccgggttcacgattcattttggccatctctACTGTTATCTACAACTTCCatttttaattagaaaagctaagaaaaaaaatatattttttttctgaattttgagtGCTAATTATATGAACGAATCTTTGGACTGCAAAATTTCATGGTACCATCATatcgaataaattaattttttttaattgatggccctttttatttatttttttaaaattaggtGGAATTATTTAAGTGGCCTCGACAAAAGCAAAGAAACGTGCACAGATTCCACACAAGGGAAGTTCCCAAGGTCAATACCCTAGAACGCCGAGCTAACGTTTAGGTGGCactgttttcttctttgttttctgcTTGTGTTCCTCCATTATTCAGCAGCTCTATGCGATTTTCTTAAATCCCAGTGTTTTTCCTTTAGCTTTTGCATTATTTTTGCTTGTGTGATAATTAAGTAATGCTCCAGGGAAAAGAGTGGGTTAGGTCATGTCAGTACAGACATTGGCTTGAAGAAGATAAAAGTCTCGTTTTCTCACATGACCTGCCTTGGAACCGAGGACAGAGAACTCATGGTCATTTGTCGGAATGAACCATTTGGGAAGTGACGGATCTTGAAGAATAAGAATTCAAATCTAGGGTTTCGCTGCTCATAGGATAGACAGATGCATGCATGCCTACTGACCACTCTATTTCAtgaatcctaaattgatataactgtgacaattttttttaaaaattaatttttgaccacagaaatctaacaaaaaaaaaaaaaattctaaatcagtatacttgtgataaattatcCTCGTCTTTGACAAATTAACCatctgttaatttttttaaatcatggttaataccacgaaaaatcccaaaccgatatacatgtgataaacatagggtaaaaatcccaaacttgcaTACTtgtcaattgtcacgtgtcatccaactcagcaatttgacggtaaaaatGGGACAGAAAataacatagggtaaatttgcTATAAGTGTACTAATatggggttttttatggtaaaaaaattaatttgagataaatttatcataattgtattagattagggtttttgatgATATTAACCTATTTCATGAGGAAAACCAGTTTCtataaatggattttttttctgCTGTGTGTCGCGGTTCGCGATAAATGTGCATATAACAAGAACTAGAAATTGTTTTTGATAAATTGGTGGAGAAGTGGGCTCTTACCATATACGCGCTGTATTCACAGGTCCTTGGGTTCTAGATAAAAGCTGACAGATATCTAGCAAGTCGTAAACCGAGTCGCAATTTGGGGGTGCTTTTCTGCTAGATAATGATTTTGGCCATGCCTAATTGCACGGGAAATGAGAAAAGCTCAAAAGCAAGGCGTGGCTTGTAATCATAATAGTAATCTGTGGTAATAAAAGGAACCAAAAAAGAGAGCAGAAGAAAAGCAGTTTGAACAGCAAGACATCCAAGCTAAAGATTTAACAGGTTTCTGCAAAAGCTTAAACAGCTCAGTGGGTAAGAACCAATATCTTatccttcttttttcattttcaaaagtagTTTTGGCTCATTGGGTCGTGGAGTTTGATTCTAATTTGAGCTGGGAAGTACAATAACTATGATGGGTCGTCtccaaaaagattaaaaaccgccCAGTGGAAACAGAATCTTCAAGCTGTGAAATAGGGTTTACATGGAGTAACTAGACATGGCTGCCCTTCAAACTTCAAAGGCTGGGCCCGTtttcaaagagaagaagaaaatgacccTAATCGACAGTGGTTGAGGAAAACAATGCAGGAACACATGGTGCCTGCAAGAGCTATAATGCAGTAGTTTAATGTCAAAAGAGAGTAAAACCTACAGCAAGAGTTGCAGAACCTCGAGGCaaacgactttttttttttttttgtttaatttttctccattttttgacCCCCTTTCTTTTCGATGATCTCTTGTTTTCTTGCTTGCCCTAAAAGGAACTGAGGCCAGCCGTGGTGTCACCAAATAATGCAGCATCAAAGCGAGGGCTTCAAGAGACAAGCAAGAGCGTGCGAGAGAGTTGAGTGAGGCCCAATGAGAAACcaacaagagagagaggagagttgGGGATTTTGAGGAGATAAGTTTCGGCAAAGCCGATGCCGAGGAGAGCCTTGAGCCCCTACAAAGACCTCCGCCCGATGTTGAGGCAGTGTTCCGCCGCCCGAAGCCGCCTCTCGCTCCGCCACCGCAGCCATTATCATGTGTtcaaactcctcctcctcctcctccccccaaTACTTTTCTCCTCCTGTGCTTGGGCTgcaagcaacaacaacaacgaaGCCCTCGCTCTGTACTCATGGCTTCACTCCTCCCCCGCTCCGCCTCCTCCCGCCCTCTCGAGCTGGAACAACCCGTCGGATGCCGACCCGTGCGGTTGGTCCTACGTCACCTGCTCGCCGCAGCGCTTCGTGACCGAGATCAACATCCAGTCCGTCGAGCTCGTGCTCCCCTTCCCTTCGAACCTCTCCTCGCTCCCTTTCCTCCGGAGGCTCGTCATATCCGGCGCTAACCTCACCGGCTCGATACCACCGGACATCGGGGACTGCGCCGGACTGACCACCCTCGACGTCAGCTCGAATAGCCTCGTGGGAAGCATGCCCCTGAGCATCGGGAGGCTCCAGAATCTTCAGGATTTGATCTTGAACTCTAACCAGCTCGCAGGGGAGATTCCTGCAGAGATTGGTAACTGCACTAGTCTCAGGAATCTTGTAGTCTTCGATAACTATTTGAGCGGAGAGATTCCGGTTGAAGTCGGAAAGTTGTTGAGGTTGGAAGTTTTGCGCGCCGGAGGAAACAAGGACATCGCAGGGAACATCCCAGACGAGATCGGCGAGTGCCTCAACCTGAAGGTGCTGGGTTTAGCGGACACCAAGGTTTCAGGATCGATCCCGGCTTCCGTGGGCAAACTGAGCCAACTTCAGACGCTGTCGGCGTACACTACTATGCTGTCGGGCGAGATTCCCCCAGAAATAGGGGACTGCTCGGAGCTCGTCGAGTTGTTCCTCTATGAGAATAACCTCTCGGGTCCACTACCAGCTACGTTAGGCAAGCTTCGGAAGTTGGAGAAGCTGCTGCTCTGGCAAAACGGCTTCCATGGGCCAATCCCGGAGCAGATTGGCGGGTGCGAAAGCTTGGCGATAATCGACCTGTCGTTGAACTCGTTTTCTGGAAGCATACCCTGGTCTTTAGGGAACCTCTCTTACCTTGAAGAGCTCATGCTGAGTAATAACAACATAACGGGTTCAATCCCAGTTTCGTTGTCGAACACTACTAATCTTGTGCAGCTTCAGCTGGACACGAACCAAATATCCGGTCCGATACCGAGAGAAATCGGGAAGCTGGCGAAGCTGACAGTTTTCTACGCCTGGCAGAACAGCCTCGAGGGAAGCATCCCTTCGACATTGGCGGATTGCAAGAGCCTAGAAGTTCTTGATTTGTCCCACAATGCACTCACCGGTAGCCTCCCTCCAGAGCTATTTCAGCTTCAGAACCTGACCAAGATTCTCCTGCTTTCAAATGACATTTCAGGCTCGCTACCTCCAGAGATTGGTAATTGCGGCTCTCTCGTTAGGTTTCGCCTGGCGAACAATAAGGTTGGCGGAGAGATCCCAAAAGAAGTTGGGTTCCTAAATAACCTCAGCTTTCTCGATTTATCCGAAAACCACTTCACAGGGCCAATACCGGAAGAAATTGGAAACTGTACTGCTCTGCAGATGCTTAACCTCAGCAACAACAGCCTTGGCAGCGCTTTGCCGAGCTCTCTGTCTTCCCTGACTAGGCTCCAGGTGCTTGATGTCTCCCTGAATAGACTTGCAGCTCAGATTCCAGCGAGCTTCGGTCAGCTTTCTTCCCTCAATAGTCTCGTCCTTCGGCAAAACTCGCTCTCTGGGCTGATCCCCTCGTGGCTGGAAGGGTGTTCGAATCTCCAAATGCTCGACCTCAGTGGCAACAGCTTCTCGGGAATGATACCGGTCGAGCTGTTCCAGATCAAATCTCTTGAGATCGCTCTAAACTTGAGCTGGAATGCGCTGTCGGGAATGATACCTCCCGAAATATCCGCTCTCAACAAGCTCTCTGTTCTTGACCTCTCTCACAATCGGCTTACGGGTAACTTGTTGGCACTCTCTGAGCTGGAAAACCTCGTGTCGCTGAACATCTCGTACAACAACTTCACTGGTTATCTCCCGGACACGAAACTCTTCCGACAATTATCGTCAACCGACTTGGCAGGAAACACGGGATTGTGTCCTAGAGGTAGAGAAGCATGTTTTGTAGGTGACGTAATGGCACTGTCCTCGCAAAATAGCCAGACATCCAAGCAGTCGGTGATGATCAAACTGGCCATCGCCTTGCTCAGCACCTTAATTGTGGCATTAGCAGTGTTCGGTGTGTTTGCAGTCATAAGAGCGCGACAGATCGGTCAGAATGACAATGACTCTGAGATGGGAGCGGATAAATTGCCCTGGCAGTTCACTCCATTCCAGAAACTGAACTTTTCGGTCGAGCAAGTCGTCAAATGCCTGGTTGAAGAAAACGTCATTGGAAAGGGATGTTCGGGGATAGTCTATCGCGCACAGTTGGAAAACGGGGAAGTGATCGCAGTGAAGAAGCTCTGGCCGACAACTGTTGCTCCAGGATACAACTGTTGTAAGGACAAAGTAGGCACCGAAGCGGGCGTTCGGGACTCGTTTTCTGCAGAAGTCAGAACTCTCGGCACCATCCGGCACAAGAACATAGTCAGGTTCTTAGGCTGCTGTTGGAGTCGGAGCACGAGGCTTCTTCTGTATGATTACATGCCGAACGGGAACTTGGGCAGCCTCCTGCATGAACGGAGTGGCAATTGCTTGGAGTGGGACGTCAGGTACCGAATCATCCTAGAGGCGGCTCAGGGCCTGGCCTATCTGCACCACGACTGTCTCCCGCCGATTGTTCACAGAGACATTAAGGCCAACAACATTCTGATTGGTCCGGAATTCGAACCTTACATCGCTGATTTCGGGCTCGCCAAGCTGGTCGGCGACAGGGATTTCGTGCGGTCTTCCAACACTGTCGCCGGCTCCTTCGGTTATATCGCCCCAGGTAAGTTGAAAAATCTAAATACCAATTTTAGCTTTGATTACTTTAGTGTGACAATTTACAATCGACGAGGAAGCTATTAGAAGATGTTTCTGTTTAATAGAGAGTCGTCAGTACAACTACAAACATCTCAAGCTTAGGCAAACGTTAATCCTAAAGCTTGATGACTCGAATTTAGTGTAGATATAGAGCCACAGCAGCAGAAGA contains:
- the LOC115753381 gene encoding LRR receptor-like serine/threonine-protein kinase RGI2 isoform X3, whose amino-acid sequence is MPRRALSPYKDLRPMLRQCSAARSRLSLRHRSHYHVFKLLLLLLPPILFSSCAWAASNNNNEALALYSWLHSSPAPPPPALSSWNNPSDADPCGWSYVTCSPQRFVTEINIQSVELVLPFPSNLSSLPFLRRLVISGANLTGSIPPDIGDCAGLTTLDVSSNSLVGSMPLSIGRLQNLQDLILNSNQLAGEIPAEIGNCTSLRNLVVFDNYLSGEIPVEVGKLLRLEVLRAGGNKDIAGNIPDEIGECLNLKVLGLADTKVSGSIPASVGKLSQLQTLSAYTTMLSGEIPPEIGDCSELVELFLYENNLSGPLPATLGKLRKLEKLLLWQNGFHGPIPEQIGGCESLAIIDLSLNSFSGSIPWSLGNLSYLEELMLSNNNITGSIPVSLSNTTNLVQLQLDTNQISGPIPREIGKLAKLTVFYAWQNSLEGSIPSTLADCKSLEVLDLSHNALTGSLPPELFQLQNLTKILLLSNDISGSLPPEIGNCGSLVRFRLANNKVGGEIPKEVGFLNNLSFLDLSENHFTGPIPEEIGNCTALQMLNLSNNSLGSALPSSLSSLTRLQVLDVSLNRLAAQIPASFGQLSSLNSLVLRQNSLSGLIPSWLEGCSNLQMLDLSGNSFSGMIPVELFQIKSLEIALNLSWNALSGMIPPEISALNKLSVLDLSHNRLTGNLLALSELENLVSLNISYNNFTGYLPDTKLFRQLSSTDLAGNTGLCPRGREACFVGDVMALSSQNSQTSKQSVMIKLAIALLSTLIVALAVFGVFAVIRARQIGQNDNDSEMGADKLPWQFTPFQKLNFSVEQVVKCLVEENVIGKGCSGIVYRAQLENGEVIAVKKLWPTTVAPGYNCCKDKVGTEAGVRDSFSAEVRTLGTIRHKNIVRFLGCCWSRSTRLLLYDYMPNGNLGSLLHERSGNCLEWDVRYRIILEAAQGLAYLHHDCLPPIVHRDIKANNILIGPEFEPYIADFGLAKLVGDRDFVRSSNTVAGSFGYIAPEYGYMMKITEKSDVYSFGIVMLEVLTGKQPIDPTIPEGLHIVDWVRQRRGGAEVLDESLRARPQPEIEEMLQTLGVAMLCVNPSPTDRPTMKDVAALLGEIRQGREESERERERGRERERERERVWQVTVFCWFLLS
- the LOC115753381 gene encoding LRR receptor-like serine/threonine-protein kinase RGI2 isoform X1, which produces MPRRALSPYKDLRPMLRQCSAARSRLSLRHRSHYHVFKLLLLLLPPILFSSCAWAASNNNNEALALYSWLHSSPAPPPPALSSWNNPSDADPCGWSYVTCSPQRFVTEINIQSVELVLPFPSNLSSLPFLRRLVISGANLTGSIPPDIGDCAGLTTLDVSSNSLVGSMPLSIGRLQNLQDLILNSNQLAGEIPAEIGNCTSLRNLVVFDNYLSGEIPVEVGKLLRLEVLRAGGNKDIAGNIPDEIGECLNLKVLGLADTKVSGSIPASVGKLSQLQTLSAYTTMLSGEIPPEIGDCSELVELFLYENNLSGPLPATLGKLRKLEKLLLWQNGFHGPIPEQIGGCESLAIIDLSLNSFSGSIPWSLGNLSYLEELMLSNNNITGSIPVSLSNTTNLVQLQLDTNQISGPIPREIGKLAKLTVFYAWQNSLEGSIPSTLADCKSLEVLDLSHNALTGSLPPELFQLQNLTKILLLSNDISGSLPPEIGNCGSLVRFRLANNKVGGEIPKEVGFLNNLSFLDLSENHFTGPIPEEIGNCTALQMLNLSNNSLGSALPSSLSSLTRLQVLDVSLNRLAAQIPASFGQLSSLNSLVLRQNSLSGLIPSWLEGCSNLQMLDLSGNSFSGMIPVELFQIKSLEIALNLSWNALSGMIPPEISALNKLSVLDLSHNRLTGNLLALSELENLVSLNISYNNFTGYLPDTKLFRQLSSTDLAGNTGLCPRGREACFVGDVMALSSQNSQTSKQSVMIKLAIALLSTLIVALAVFGVFAVIRARQIGQNDNDSEMGADKLPWQFTPFQKLNFSVEQVVKCLVEENVIGKGCSGIVYRAQLENGEVIAVKKLWPTTVAPGYNCCKDKVGTEAGVRDSFSAEVRTLGTIRHKNIVRFLGCCWSRSTRLLLYDYMPNGNLGSLLHERSGNCLEWDVRYRIILEAAQGLAYLHHDCLPPIVHRDIKANNILIGPEFEPYIADFGLAKLVGDRDFVRSSNTVAGSFGYIAPEYGYMMKITEKSDVYSFGIVMLEVLTGKQPIDPTIPEGLHIVDWVRQRRGGAEVLDESLRARPQPEIEEMLQTLGVAMLCVNPSPTDRPTMKDVAALLGEIRQGREESERERERGRERERERESMASHCVLLVLALVVVQATARNVPSGAGLDDQKNFLTYGGVGGFAGAGGAGAGGGVPVYGGVGGASGITGPAGGAGIGAGIGGTGGLFGGVTGLGGGVGGLGGVGGGAGGLGGVGGGVGGLGGGVGGGVGGGVGGGSGVFPSP
- the LOC115753381 gene encoding LRR receptor-like serine/threonine-protein kinase RGI2 isoform X2; translation: MPRRALSPYKDLRPMLRQCSAARSRLSLRHRSHYHVFKLLLLLLPPILFSSCAWAASNNNNEALALYSWLHSSPAPPPPALSSWNNPSDADPCGWSYVTCSPQRFVTEINIQSVELVLPFPSNLSSLPFLRRLVISGANLTGSIPPDIGDCAGLTTLDVSSNSLVGSMPLSIGRLQNLQDLILNSNQLAGEIPAEIGNCTSLRNLVVFDNYLSGEIPVEVGKLLRLEVLRAGGNKDIAGNIPDEIGECLNLKVLGLADTKVSGSIPASVGKLSQLQTLSAYTTMLSGEIPPEIGDCSELVELFLYENNLSGPLPATLGKLRKLEKLLLWQNGFHGPIPEQIGGCESLAIIDLSLNSFSGSIPWSLGNLSYLEELMLSNNNITGSIPVSLSNTTNLVQLQLDTNQISGPIPREIGKLAKLTVFYAWQNSLEGSIPSTLADCKSLEVLDLSHNALTGSLPPELFQLQNLTKILLLSNDISGSLPPEIGNCGSLVRFRLANNKVGGEIPKEVGFLNNLSFLDLSENHFTGPIPEEIGNCTALQMLNLSNNSLGSALPSSLSSLTRLQVLDVSLNRLAAQIPASFGQLSSLNSLVLRQNSLSGLIPSWLEGCSNLQMLDLSGNSFSGMIPVELFQIKSLEIALNLSWNALSGMIPPEISALNKLSVLDLSHNRLTGNLLALSELENLVSLNISYNNFTGYLPDTKLFRQLSSTDLAGNTGLCPRGREACFVGDVMALSSQNSQTSKQSVMIKLAIALLSTLIVALAVFGVFAVIRARQIGQNDNDSEMGADKLPWQFTPFQKLNFSVEQVVKCLVEENVIGKGCSGIVYRAQLENGEVIAVKKLWPTTVAPGYNCCKDKVGTEAGVRDSFSAEVRTLGTIRHKNIVRFLGCCWSRSTRLLLYDYMPNGNLGSLLHERSGNCLEWDVRYRIILEAAQGLAYLHHDCLPPIVHRDIKANNILIGPEFEPYIADFGLAKLVGDRDFVRSSNTVAGSFGYIAPEYGYMMKITEKSDVYSFGIVMLEVLTGKQPIDPTIPEGLHIVDWVRQRRGGAEVLDESLRARPQPEIEEMLQTLGVAMLCVNPSPTDRPTMKDVAALLGEIRQGREESERERERGREREREREYGKSLCFVGSCSRSCPSYC